The genomic window gGTAAATTTTCTGGTAACAAATGTTATAACATGTTAATAAAAGCTTTGTTTACTGACTTATTCTTTTGAGGCACTTACTAATTTATGGTTTTGCTGAAATTCCCATATCGCTGTGATGATACGTAGACttgaaaagaacaaatttaTATAGTGATTTATAGAACCCTGGCCTACTCGCTCGCCACTTTTTTAAGTACACACatttaactgctttttttttttccccatatatttttattgaaattttTTATAGTACAATACAAACAAATGTTGAACaccctcacattcacacatccatccatacatCAAACCTGCCTACATCACATTCAAATGTAGAAATGAGCATAGTTCTCACagcaatacaaaaatacaatggGTTTGGATAGACAAGATTCTCCCCtcctttccttcttcttttcctttttgttcatAAATGTCCTTCACCTCCACTCCCTAAAATAGTCATATATGGCTTCCACATATTCACAAAGTCCCATTGTTTGCCCTTGGCAATATATGTCAGTCTTTCCAGGCCTAGAGAGATTGCAATTTCCTTCTTCCAGAGTCCCATGGAGGGAGCATCCATACTCTTCCAACATAGCGCAATGGCTCTTCTGGCTTGAAGTAGTCCGTAGTCCAgtaatttagtttttttccccGATTGCTTAAATTCCCTTGGATATATTCCAAGTACACAGAGTTTTCCTATTAAAGGGATTtttaccttaaacacttcagaCAGATATTTGATAACATCTTTCCAAAAGTCCTGGATTTTAGGACACTCCCATAGACAATGAAGAAGAGTTCCTTTTTCAACTAGGCATTTAGTACAGATGTCCGGAATATCATTGGACATATGATGAAGCTTGACAGGTGTTATATAGGTTCTCATGAGCCATTTATATTGCAGTAGTTTAAAGcgtgtgtttattgtttgtttttgtgcttttaagcaAGCCTGGTTCCAGTCATTTTCATCTATGTCCTCTTGGATCTCCCTTCTCCAAGCATCcaatttaactgctttttaacatAAATAGCTAATCAGCCAGAGAAGcaactttaacctcctaagacttgagctcttccatggcatgcatttttaatatttctttgatatttgggcatattgggacctcatgaatgtaaaaacaaagaattgccagatctttttttttaacctcatttttatttctgacaaaaatgagatccacatatgaggacatttgttttaaattttgatagaacagtggcagtagaATGTCCTcctaagtggatatcaggcacTTGTAGAGAAATATTAGTGTTTTTAGGTCTAGACaatccaaaatgtgatgtccacatatgtggacacaaggtcctaggaggttaaatgtgATGTGGTTGTTTGTGTGGGGCTGTGTATGTCAAGAATTGCTGATCACATGTCTATGGTTTCCAGataatggtctgaaaaagagaaaatataagtgagcagcagttccctGTGTGAAACtgctttgttgatgtcagaggagaatggccgctttgagctgataggaaggcaacagtcaCTCAAATAACTATAAGTTAAAACCCAAATATGtgaaagagcatctctgaatgtataACATGTCAAAACTTGAAGCAGATGGAGGCCACACCGAGTGCCACTCCTGCCAGCTAAGatcaggaaactgaggctaatTTGATAAAATGCAAGATTGTAAGAATCCTGAttggtctgatgagtcagaGCATTGATCCATTCTGCTTTGCACCAAGCTGTGTAGTGTGCGTCAAACTCAGGTTAAAATTCAGAAAATTCTGGGTTTTTCAGTAATGATATCTGAAAATCTTAGCAGGTCTCTGTGTCTTTTGTCAAGCACATGTTTGGGGCTGCACACAAATACCCCAAGTCCCTGAGTGCTTTGTTTTGAATGGTACATAAACACTGGAGCCATTCTCATTCACAATGTTGATAATCCAATTATGGATCCTTAATTACCAGCATAATAGAATGTTACCTATCTTTGACAACCCATTTTCGGGTtaatgaaatttattttaatcatcTGTTCCTGATTACATCTAGAGCAGGGTGCCAGGAAAtctgattacgtcacagcgcTCTCCTTTTTACTTCTGTTGCTGCCACACAAAAGGTCCCAAATCACTCATTATTCCTGCTGGTAATCAACAAACTGCCTTTTCACAATGTAATCAGCACAGTAACTGAAACTGAAAGCCTATACTTCAGAGAATTGCAGCAGGCTGGTGGCCTGTATATAAAGCTTATGCAGTGCCCAACATAGTGCTGCATTTAAGCTGCATTTATTACAAGAAGTAAtaagaaataatgaaaacacGCATGAAGGGTGAAATGGCCTACAGCACAAAAAAGGTATGTATCCCAGTGTGTGtcttattatttatgtatttatgtcaTGGATTTCTTATGGTTTAAAGTCAGGAAAATAAGTTCAGATTCTCTGGTACCCGAAAAATAACATTATATGGATTTCACCTcttgtatatatttattctttaaaaaaaaaagaagaaaaaaaagacagcgaCTGGGTCTCGATGTAAGTGCTCTTACTAAAGAAAAACTACAGTGTAAATCCGGAAAAGGAAATAGCGCCGTAGAGGTCACCGAGTTCTCGCGGTGGCAGCCGGGACTTCGGCGGACTGTGTGCCTGCGCTGAGGAAAGGTGCGTGTCCCCAGTGTCCGCTCCGGTCGCCCGGTTAGGAATGCGCCTCACGAACCCGGTGTGTAGCTGTAGTATTTGACGAAACGCCAGTGGGGACCGCCGTTTAAGAAGAGTCATGGTTTGGCACTGTTTGTACCATTAGTTTCTCGGCGTGTGAGCTTGATTCATTGAGCTAGCTAGTCGTTAGCCCGCTTCGTTGATTCATACGCACGCTAGCTTCAGTCTGTAGCATACCCGCTAGCCGGTTAGCCAATCCAGAGTCGAGTAGGAGAGAACCAGACTGACTGCTGAACTCAGCCGGCGTTTCGGGGAGAAGCGGCGGCGGTGGTGGTGGCAGGAGGGGGCCGGGAGAACGCGACGGGGTAGAAGTGAGTCAGGAGCGGCTGATGAGTTCAGACCAGAGCGGAGAGCCGCCGCTGCTGCAGGAGGAGGCTGATCCCGGACCGAAGACCGGTGGGAAGGACGAGGCTCCGCTGGGGAGCGAGGGAGGGTCAGGCGGCATGGTGAGTGAGGCCTTCTTTAGCCTGTTAGCTTACTGGCTAAGCGACTGCCGCTTTCTAACAGGGAGACCTGTTAGCACAGTACGCCCCCTCTGCGTAATTAGCTTTGTTATTTATTACACATCTAAAATTAACTCAAACAAGATCAAGAATGAAACTTTGAGCGcgtttgtgaatgtgtgtgagtttttgcgtgactgttttGTGACTATGTGAGAAAGCGGGACCAGAATCAAAGACTTTCACGACTACTTACTCTACTTGCTGCCAGTACAAGCTTTACTTTTACACACTTGGTGATGGTGgcggtgtgtgtggggggggttaTAGCAGTAGCTCTACCGCAGCTCATTCAGATAGCTGCTAACTGTAGCTTAGCCGTTGTAACCAGCAAGCTCATTAAGTAGTTTGCTGAGTAATCATTAGCCCGTAAGTTAAGTTTTGACAGAGCTTTAGGATGACTGCGGTGGTATTTGAAGCGGACACGCGCCGAATCAGTTGTTTTCCGTTAGCGGGTGAACGATGCTTCAATTACTGGCCGAATGATAGTGTTCATTCACTCCGTTATCTGTGAGCTAATCGCGGTGCTAGCAGACCTAGCTAGCGCAGTGACATGCGTTGCAAATACCTGGCCTTTGCTGCGCAGCGCAGTCAGCTGACATTGCTTGGCTCGCTGTGGCCTGTAACACAGAAGCGTGCATTGTAACCATGTGTCAAGTTGCACTGCACATAAATGTCCGCGCTTGTCTGAATGGCACAGAGGCCTCTCCTATGGGTATACATCCCGTTCTTATTGTGTGATCGGGGAGGAGAAGTGCCCTGAGCCATACTACCACCGGGAGCTGCTCTTGTCAGGCCAAGTGCTTCTGCAAAAAAGAGCCAGGATCTGTTAGCAGGTGGTGAATGACAATGTGAAGTAAATCTGACAGTTTAGCAGGAAGCTGCCATCCACTTTACACAAGATTAAAAGCACAGTCCACAGTTAGCTCACATCAAGATCACATCGGTGTCTGTAGATCTTAATGTGTCAGTGTGCAATCTATTCTTGGCCACAGATCTTTGCAGGGTCAGGATTTCTTCTGCCAGACCATAGCCGGTTTGGTATGGAGAGTCACATCAGATCTGTGGATAACATACATGGGAAATAAATTTGTGCTGGTGAAGGTAACATGTAACGTGTTCGTTTGCAAATATTTTGACTACACACAGCTTTTATAGTCACCCCTCCTTGAGGTGAACAGGGTAAGGGCTGATTTTGTTGACAGGAGATCACAAGGCCTTATGGGGACATGTGTCACTGGGATGTTCCAGCCATCAGTATAAATTTAATCAATGAAAATCAGCAGACATAGCTGTAGTTGGCTATGACCCATCTACAGCTCCTCTCTTAGTCTATTATGGTGTTGTTGAAGACCATAATTTAGTTTGGCTTTGTTGTCCCCTGGTGTCAgaatcaaaatattttattaatatcagAGGGAAGTAATTTTTATTCAGATGCACACTTAAAACATAAATGgggaaaaatacaaatgaaatataaaatataaacaaaactggATAAAACTAAGGCACTCAAACTGCCATATTAGAACAATACTATAAACATTATAGACAGTGTATTAGTTATAACAGTCTAGGTGTCATAAGGGGGAGTTATAAAGTTTTTTGGCCAATAGTAGGGGTGATTTCATGTGGTGTTTTTGTGGTGTATTGTGGTTGAATGAGTCTTTTGCTGAACATGCTCCTATGGCTGTCCAGCACAAGGTAAAAAGGGTGTGAAGGATTGTTCAATATTGACTGTAACTTGGATTGCATCCTCCTTCCTTAAACCTCTGCTGGAGTAAGGGCAAACATGCCTTGAGACGTGCAGCAGAGGTCTAAAATTTAAAACTCTGTTTcttaaaaaggaataaaaagcaaccggggaaaaaaagaagcaaaactcaGGTGACAGATGTGTAAATGGTCACACATTTGTTAGTCAAAAGAGCCCTTATTTGAATGCGTCTTACGTTTGAAGAACCACTAAAAGCATTAAACAGATGAAACGTTGTGTGCATTTCAGTGCTTAAATATAAACTCTTAAATTTCAACAGTAAAATTTAGATAACTGACAACTTACCTCTGctcaaaaataaacatcactctGCTTTCAGTGTTTGTCAGAACCAAATTTGATTGATCCTCCTCTTTCTGTTTTAAAGGTCACCTTCAAGGGTGCTGGTTTGAATCCTAATGCCAAGGTGTGGCAGGAGATGCCCGTGGCCCCCAGCGAGACCGTTACCAGCAACCCTCATTGGTCTCCCTCGGATCTCAATGAGGGTAAGAAATGAAAGAGAATGCTAAACTGATTTTATTGCGCTTTACAGCACGTGTTTGGAAAATAAGTTTGAAGGCTTTTTTGGGAAACTGGACATTGTGACACCCATGTCTACTCATGGGATTATTTCCCCTTTTTGAGTCAACACTCCTAACGTTGTTATTggtgttttaaaataattttgggGCCttactacttaaaaaaaaaaaaaaattcttagaTGGCATCTGTATAAGTCGCAACTTTTTTCATGTACACAAACAATAAATAGCTAAACCATCAAAGATGTGGGTAAGTTTGAAATAGACTGCTCTTTCTGAATCAGACTCTTTACCTTGTTCACAGGTTATTCTGAGCCTCCGTCTGCTGGGTGCAAGCAGTATACCGTGGGATTCCCGGCCCTGGATAACAGCAGCTCCACAGCAACAGCTGAGATAGCAGTAAATGGAATGGACCCTCCAGAGTTGGGCTTTTCCCCCGCTGAGTCTACAACAGGGACCTCAGGTCAGTCTTGACACAAGAAGTCatcttcacacacacaggctgcagctaaaaatttgtgttttttttcaataCGTCTGAAAACAGGAAATTATGAACAGCTTGAATGCACTGAGGTGGCAGATTGAGTGATCTGATACCATAAAATGTATCAACAGCTTAAAATACAGGACTTTCATGCAGATGTGTTCACAAAACTCTTTGTCCCACGAGGGAAATTTGTCTGGGAGCCAGATGAAACACTGGCTAAACTGAGAGACTGCTGGGTCACACCTAACCTGTAGagttatttgtatttaattaccACCCTGACAAAAACCCTGTCTTAATCACTTGTGTTGCTAAGCATATACTCCACTGTGGAAACTTGGAACCACTGGCCCCTGTGTTAGTTACACCTGTGCAATCTAATGCCCCCCCAAGGTCATAGATAAAGGTGTTGTTGTACACCCTGTATGTGTACAACAACACCTTTATCTGAGTTTGAATGGAGTAGAGTAAAAGTCACCTCAATCTAGCCGCTCTTCCAGTAACTCCAACTTTTCCTGTCGCGCTTATGACACGGATGAATCTGACACTGTTGGAGTCATTTCAGTCACTGCTTATAATGTGACATCAGCATATgtctttgaaaagaaaaaggttgtGTTGGAAAAATAATGTCATTAATgctttttaacagaaaacatttcaattttttttttttaaccattgaTTCTTTAATGTTTTACAGTGGATTCAAAAACGGAAGAACAGCCAATCTCTTCTGAGAATTTGCGAGAGTCTCTGAAGAAAGAACTGGAGTATTATTTCTCCAGGTAAGAAGCCAACACCTAAAGCAAATTTTTTTTATGCGCAAAATTTAGAAAATAGTTTTCTCTTGACTGTTTGCAGAAGCTAATCTAcgtgaatttatttatttattttgattcaGAGAGAACCTCTCAAAGGATTTGTACCTGATGTCCCAGATGGACAGCGATCAGTTTGTCCCTATTTGGACTATTGCCAGTATGGAGAGCATTAAAGTCCTCACTACAGACATGGACCTCATTCTGGATGTGTTGAGATGTAAGTGAAAAGCTGAGGATGGCTCATGTTTAAAAAGGTGTGTACTGATTGGTCTTTTGCCTCAGCTTAAATATTCTTAAACCCACTCTTCCTTCCAGCCTCTCCTATGGTACAAGTGGatgagaaaggggagaaagtGCGTCCTAATCACAAGCGGTGCATTATCATTTTGAGAGAAGTTCCCGAAACCACACCtgttgaggtaaaaaaaaacaaaaaaaaaaacgtttgacTGACAGGCCATTAAAGCACTGAAAACATAGTTATATGCTTGAAGTGAGTATGCATTGTATTCAATTCACAGGAAGTGGAGTCATTGTTCAAAAATGACAACTGTCCAAAGGTTATAAGTGTCGAGTTTGCACACAACAACAACTGGTACATCACATTCCAATCGGACACAGATGCTCAACAGGTACTCAGCTCAACTCTTCTTCATCATGTCTAAAGTATTCAGATGAAATCCAGCATCACTAATAGTCGTTTGACTCTTTTTCTTGCCCCCCTAGGCGTACAAGTACTTGAGAGAAGAAGTAAAAACATTTCAGGGAAAACCCATTATGGTGAGTTAAATTAAAATCTGACATTTTGGAAAGGCCCTTCTGTAAACATCTTGACGTCTGTTGACACATTTTCCCCTCTGATTCATACCAACAGGCCAGAATAAAGGCCATCAACACATTTTTTGCAAAGAACGGCTACCGTAGCATGGACAGCAGCCTGTACGCTCAGCAGTCCCAGAGCCAGTCCCAGTACAGCTCTCCGCTCTACATGCAGCACGTCTACCCCCAGCAGCAGTACCCCCTCTACGGCATCGTACCTCCCACCTGGACACCTTCGCCCACACCGTACTTTGAAACGCCTCTGGTGAGATTGACTGTGCTTTTGCTGCTGTGAGACTAACTAAAACCCTCTGTCAGAGGATCTACAGTCAAAGGGGCAAATTCAGTGtaatcttaaaagtgtattattaatgttaatttattatttatagaaGGGGTTTTTGTCACAGGACTTCAGGGACCATTGCACACCTGCCGACTAATCATCCAAGTTTATTTTGCACTAATCGAAATAACTGCATCTTTACAAATATAGCCAAATACAGTCAGGCATTAATGTCTGTTCTGTGTGATTATTAAAACCCAGAAAACAGAAAGCCACACTTCATGCACCTCAAAGGCTTTTGTCTGCGTTCATCACCAGCATTCAGCACCTAAATATAATGCAGGAAATCAACCGTGAAAAATGTGTTTCGCGCCAGCTGTGGTAGAATCCCTTGTTAGTTATTGCTTCCTTATTTATTGTGATGCTTAAATTCAGATGCTTTGCTTTCTGAAATGTCAatgacataaatacacaatgtTGCATAAGAATTGGCtgggatgtttttgttttttttttcttttctaaagccGCTCTACAATGAGCTTACCTATTTTCATCTCCTTGGGGAAAGCTAAACAACAGATATATGCAAAAAAGTGTTGCTTTAAGGAGGATTAGTAAATACtgactttttaatttatttttgcccCCTTCCACCTCTTGAGCAGGCTCCGTTTCCCAACAGTAGCTTTGTGAATGGATTTGGCTCCGCTGGACACTACAAGACCAGCTCCAGTTCTCTTAATATCTCTCGCCCATTCAACAGAAGCCGGTAAGGATTATtgttgtgagctttttgtttgtttgtttgtttggggggggggggggggggtctcttTTCTCAAACATATTAGAATGTTTTATCACTTGTGTTCTTGTTTGCATGAAGTTAAACAGTGAACATCGGACCATCTCTGTAATACAGTTTGTCTAAAGTTAAAGAGGGAACTGCTCATCACTCCCTGTCTTCTTTTACTTCCCCACAGTGTACCCCTCTATTCAAGAAAGAATGTAATAAATGCCTTCAGGTACCACTGTTATACTATATAATGAGCTTCATTGCTTCCCTCATTTCTTACCATACCGCAGTAGCCAAATGATTAAATACATAACAGGCCCCATGCCTTCTGCCAGGCAGATTTTTATGGCCATAATCGTCCTCGTAGTTGTGATAAATGTTTGGTGCCTTTTTATGAGCGTCCTGGATTTGTCTTTCCTTTGATAAATGCTGGCTGCAATCTGATTTCGAGCAActggctttatttatttatttttccagttaagGCCATCTTGCCCTTCTTTGCATTTACATTATTACATGTGACAGCTTCTCTACATCACAACTAACTATCCATCATGTGtagtctttctttttatttgtgctgCTTTCATTCGTGACTGTCATCATATGCTGTAACAAAGAAATGCTGACAGGAGTTGAGTGTAGGTCATCTCTGCTGTCAAGCATCAATTCATACACTGCATTTTTGTGCAAAGAGATGACAACTTTTTCAAGCGTGTTCATCACGTTTGTTCAAAAGAAGCTTCACAAAGACATAAGTCAGACCCAGTGATGAGATCATGATGCGCATAGAGGGAAAGAGGGATGGAAGAACTGACTTtggttctctctctttcttcatcttttctctttgctctttctttctctctctctgttctccCTGTGGACTTTCAAAGTCAGGAATTTCAGTCCCAACCCAATGAGCGTTCAGATTATGAGATCTGAGGGTCAAAGACCGGTGGGAAGATAAGTTTATGTGAAATCATGCTAATCATACAATATCTAAAAGGTTTATTTGTGGCACAAATCCTGGCAGGTCTTGCAGGGGTGTTGTCAGCTCTGCTCAGTGAGTTAATGATTGGTTGCAGATAGCCAAACACAGTAATTCTGACATCTGAGTTTTAGCTGCTTCAGCCAATCATGACCTCAGTTGTAGTCCAAAACCACCTGCATGTCTACGTTTACTCTGAAGACACAGCATGTTGTCCCATTTCCCTTGCAAACTGTCAAGTTTAGTGTGGTTGCCACCAGTGTTTCCTTTGAACTGACTGAACCGTTTTAGCTTCTTTTCACTAGAAAATAGTTTATTTCCTTTGAAGACTTCAAATGAAATGATGTGTATAGGCTTCTAATTACCTCAGATTGCAGTGCatgattttcagtgttttaacacAAGATTTACTCTTAAGTTCATACAGTGgtttagggctgtgcgatatgaccaaaatctcatatcccgatataagacatttatcgtccCGACAACGATATTTATCacaaaagttttacattttctgtaacttctgtgaatctcgggcaactCGACTTGCACAAAGTGTTTTTCacctgggcgtcgtgtacctggaatCGAGTTTAAACTGACACAATTTTAACAATTTTTGTGagtattacacggcgtgctgctgGGAAAAGCCTGTCttaaggtttttatttatttttttagcacctgacggctctttttagcTTCTCATCCGTGAACACTCTGCATACTATTtcatgtgattcagtttattttgaaaaatctcaacaggatcttaagctttattgtgaaaggtttatgtggaaaataaacaagcggttTTACCTTTGTTGTTGCTAACGAAATGCATAAAGCagttgtccgtccgtagtgtgggtattttaaatatgagagaaattctacagtgaccatcaaaacgatgaaaaactattgctgtaaacagttcattttgcgacaccacgaaacaaacaatagcgtaatatgaaacgatagacgtttttatatcgtcatctgaAATATAtagttatatcgaacagccctacagtGGTTTAACATCTTATAGCCAACAAATTGGATTAATGTACTTGTAACAGCTGCTGAACTGCTTTCAAAGGCTCTGGATGTGTATTACACAGATCTGTTTCCTTGGAACACATAAGCATAATGTCTTGTGTATTTTATGACTGCAAAAATACACGACTAAAAGTtggtaaatgtgtaaaaatataaatcctgAACGGAATAATTTATATTACGTGGACTTAAGTGTAAAAGCACCAAGCACCTTAACCGAAAGTTATTAAGTTCAGTAGGAAGCACTGGTTGCCAATTTGTATGCAGAGCATTTTAAATGCATAGTAACCTTGATCTTCACTTTCCCCTCACGACAACAGAAACCACGTGAAGCCCCAGGTGAGGCCAAACGACGTGACCTCAGCATCCGTAACACCGGTCCCACTGGAAAGCCTGACCGGACTGCGAAGCCCGCAGCCTCCTGCTCCCAACGCTACTGCCGCCGTCTCCACTACTAACACAGTCCAGACAACCACTGACTTGACCATGGCATTCTCGCATCTACCCCCCTCTTCCTCATTGGACGCTAGCGATGACAGTGGGGTAGCTGGACGTGGAAGGTAAGCCTCATCTGTTTCAAACCTGGTCGAATGTTAGAGCTGCTGCTCGTGGGTTAGATTTGATAGGTTATGATATTTCCATCGATTTAAGCAGGTTAGAGTTGACTTGACTTTAACCAAAAGCCATATTTTGAACTAAATGCAGTTTAAATGAGTAAAAGGGTTTTTAGACCTAGACATGAGTGTCATTTCAGTGGGTAGGTACTACtcagatttgattttttttttttttttttggtaaatgaaacaaacaaaacagtcaacTTGGGAGTTCAAAATTCCACTTACAGCATTAATCATCAACTTgaagactaaaactaaacttttttttttgcttttttggcaAGTCTCATGTACTGCTCCCTGCCAGGAGCATGCCTCACTGTGTCCCCAGTGTCAACAGCAGCATCTGTGCTTGAGCTAGTTgcacatgttcttttttttttttgtctgttgcttcaaacattttctttctgattTATATGTAAACATCAAATGATGTCATTGAAATTTGCTTATTGACTGACGCATGCTTAATGGATTTGGCATGCATATGACTTTTGACTGACTTGACTCTTTATTCACaccttatttatttgtatttcagaCGTACGACCTACAGAGGAACACGGAGGAGGCGAGAAGAAGAAAGGATTGCGGTAAACAGCAATTACCTATGGCCATAAAACTTGTATGTTGTGTTTAAAACCATGAACCATGTAATGATATTTCTGCCCATTGGCTCTGTTTTTAATTCCTTTTCTCAGAGGCCTGTACCCTTAACAGAGGTCAAGGTTTCACCACCCAAGTTTGACCTGGCTGCTACCAACTTCCCTCCTCTTCCGGGCTGTGTGGTCAGCACACAGGGGGAGCCAGTGTTAGAAAACCGGATGTCGGATGTAGTACGTGGTTTGTACAGGGACAAGGTAAGAAAATGAGTTTGTAAATCTCTTGAACAATGATGCATAGAAAGCATTGTTGAGATGAGGACTGCACAAGTGTAACATTCATGCACTTTGCTTTTTATAGGCAGAACAAGCCAATAAAGAAGCCACTGCGAGTCCAGGTTCAGGTCAAGTCACAGAGGAAGCTGTGGCTGTCATAAGTCCTGCCCCGGCAGCAGCAAAATCTGCTACTCAACCACTTGGACCTTCAGCCTCTGGGTATGATTGTCTC from Astatotilapia calliptera chromosome 20, fAstCal1.2, whole genome shotgun sequence includes these protein-coding regions:
- the larp4aa gene encoding la ribonucleoprotein 4Aa isoform X2, whose translation is MSSDQSGEPPLLQEEADPGPKTGGKDEAPLGSEGGSGGMVTFKGAGLNPNAKVWQEMPVAPSETVTSNPHWSPSDLNEGYSEPPSAGCKQYTVGFPALDNSSSTATAEIAVNGMDPPELGFSPAESTTGTSVDSKTEEQPISSENLRESLKKELEYYFSRENLSKDLYLMSQMDSDQFVPIWTIASMESIKVLTTDMDLILDVLRSSPMVQVDEKGEKVRPNHKRCIIILREVPETTPVEEVESLFKNDNCPKVISVEFAHNNNWYITFQSDTDAQQAYKYLREEVKTFQGKPIMARIKAINTFFAKNGYRSMDSSLYAQQSQSQSQYSSPLYMQHVYPQQQYPLYGIVPPTWTPSPTPYFETPLAPFPNSSFVNGFGSAGHYKTSSSSLNISRPFNRSRNHVKPQVRPNDVTSASVTPVPLESLTGLRSPQPPAPNATAAVSTTNTVQTTTDLTMAFSHLPPSSSLDASDDSGVAGRGRRTTYRGTRRRREEERIARPVPLTEVKVSPPKFDLAATNFPPLPGCVVSTQGEPVLENRMSDVVRGLYRDKAEQANKEATASPGSGQVTEEAVAVISPAPAAAKSATQPLGPSASGTVRQEKRVERVEPTTQKPTPRTPVKTPGNPASTQPVPSSRPQTSAASTPATPSTAAPATAALPTPAQEPRKLSYAEVCQRPPKDPPPASPAPATPATSSTASGQPLRELRVNKAEEPGSSSSPGDKHERSHDREGGWECKESRPPRERDSQGYHRSNGPRGTGGLKFRDHRRPPPPRRSSPQGGYRHTGKEQNIPPVSPK
- the larp4aa gene encoding la ribonucleoprotein 4Aa isoform X1, with protein sequence MSSDQSGEPPLLQEEADPGPKTGGKDEAPLGSEGGSGGMVTFKGAGLNPNAKVWQEMPVAPSETVTSNPHWSPSDLNEGYSEPPSAGCKQYTVGFPALDNSSSTATAEIAVNGMDPPELGFSPAESTTGTSVDSKTEEQPISSENLRESLKKELEYYFSRENLSKDLYLMSQMDSDQFVPIWTIASMESIKVLTTDMDLILDVLRSSPMVQVDEKGEKVRPNHKRCIIILREVPETTPVEEVESLFKNDNCPKVISVEFAHNNNWYITFQSDTDAQQAYKYLREEVKTFQGKPIMARIKAINTFFAKNGYRSMDSSLYAQQSQSQSQYSSPLYMQHVYPQQQYPLYGIVPPTWTPSPTPYFETPLAPFPNSSFVNGFGSAGHYKTSSSSLNISRPFNRSRVPLYSRKNVINAFRNHVKPQVRPNDVTSASVTPVPLESLTGLRSPQPPAPNATAAVSTTNTVQTTTDLTMAFSHLPPSSSLDASDDSGVAGRGRRTTYRGTRRRREEERIARPVPLTEVKVSPPKFDLAATNFPPLPGCVVSTQGEPVLENRMSDVVRGLYRDKAEQANKEATASPGSGQVTEEAVAVISPAPAAAKSATQPLGPSASGTVRQEKRVERVEPTTQKPTPRTPVKTPGNPASTQPVPSSRPQTSAASTPATPSTAAPATAALPTPAQEPRKLSYAEVCQRPPKDPPPASPAPATPATSSTASGQPLRELRVNKAEEPGSSSSPGDKHERSHDREGGWECKESRPPRERDSQGYHRSNGPRGTGGLKFRDHRRPPPPRRSSPQGGYRHTGKEQNIPPVSPK
- the larp4aa gene encoding la ribonucleoprotein 4Aa isoform X3; this encodes MPVAPSETVTSNPHWSPSDLNEGYSEPPSAGCKQYTVGFPALDNSSSTATAEIAVNGMDPPELGFSPAESTTGTSVDSKTEEQPISSENLRESLKKELEYYFSRENLSKDLYLMSQMDSDQFVPIWTIASMESIKVLTTDMDLILDVLRSSPMVQVDEKGEKVRPNHKRCIIILREVPETTPVEEVESLFKNDNCPKVISVEFAHNNNWYITFQSDTDAQQAYKYLREEVKTFQGKPIMARIKAINTFFAKNGYRSMDSSLYAQQSQSQSQYSSPLYMQHVYPQQQYPLYGIVPPTWTPSPTPYFETPLAPFPNSSFVNGFGSAGHYKTSSSSLNISRPFNRSRVPLYSRKNVINAFRNHVKPQVRPNDVTSASVTPVPLESLTGLRSPQPPAPNATAAVSTTNTVQTTTDLTMAFSHLPPSSSLDASDDSGVAGRGRRTTYRGTRRRREEERIARPVPLTEVKVSPPKFDLAATNFPPLPGCVVSTQGEPVLENRMSDVVRGLYRDKAEQANKEATASPGSGQVTEEAVAVISPAPAAAKSATQPLGPSASGTVRQEKRVERVEPTTQKPTPRTPVKTPGNPASTQPVPSSRPQTSAASTPATPSTAAPATAALPTPAQEPRKLSYAEVCQRPPKDPPPASPAPATPATSSTASGQPLRELRVNKAEEPGSSSSPGDKHERSHDREGGWECKESRPPRERDSQGYHRSNGPRGTGGLKFRDHRRPPPPRRSSPQGGYRHTGKEQNIPPVSPK